The following is a genomic window from Phycisphaeraceae bacterium.
ACTTCGCTACTGCCGCGATTACCCGCGCTGTATTTGGCGACGGCAACAACAAGCGGATAAAGCAGTGCCAGCGAGCGCAGGCCCGCGAGGAAGTCGCGGCCGCCATTCGCTGGGCCCATGAACTGCATCGAACCGAGCTTCGCACGGACCATGCGCCAGTGCAGCAACATCACGGCAGAATCGGTAAGTCTGATTTCGTCACGAAAAAGGCGAGCTTTTACCAACTTTCCCTCGCGGTGACCTGCGCCCAGATCACGCAAGCTGCCGCGTCCAAGGATTACTTTGGTCGTTCCAATCGCTCGACTCAATCGAGAAGCGTGTCCCTTCATAATGTCTTCATCTCGTCGCAAGGTCATCGCCAATAATGCGCGGAATGCGAGATGTCCTCCCGCGCCAAGCCGCCGTGCTGCGCCGGACGACAGTAATTCGACCCGTTCTTTCAACATCGGAAAAGCGTTACCCAGTACGGCGCGATCCAGTTCGTTGACTTTCAAACTCGGTAGCCAGCCAGCCAGAAGAAATAGAAAGATTGCGCGCTGGTCGTCACGTTCAAAGGCGCCGAGCAACATGCCGGCAAATTCTGTAATCGCTTCGATTTGCTCCCTGTGTAGATAGCTGCGTGTCTTCTCGTCGAATCCCTCCTGCGGCAAATTGAGTTCTCGTGCGTAGCGTTCCAATTCACCGCGTCGCTCCTCCAGGGATATGCCGCGATTTTTTCTCACGCTGGGGCAGTAAAACCGTGTCGTGACGGATGCTTCATTGCGGAATGTTGGCGTGATGTGAAACGGAAACAGCCGACATCCCAGCGGTTTGGCGGATTCGCCGAACTTTTCATGAATTCGGCAGCGATTGGTGGCTTCATCGAGGAATACACACGCCCCGCTTACACGATGGGCGAGCACCGTCTTGCCTGCAAATTGATCGAGTACGTCCGCACCGTGTAACGCATCATTCGCCGGCCAGGACATTGCACGTATTTTTTCGAGGTCGGCTGGTAGTAGCTCAACATGCCATCCCCGGCAGCAGTTACCGCAGGAATGACACGAAAACCGTTCGGTCGCCAGAACGCGAAGCTTCATTGGATGGAGATTTTAGACACAGGGCAATCCATAGAGGCATGAACATCGACGCAACTTTGCAGTGAATAATACTCTTGCTGAGAGTACGCCCTGACGGCTAATTTACGCTTCCTCTACTTTGACAAACTCGCAAATCTCCAAACCAAATCCTTCCAACGATGCCAGATGGAATGGGTGGTTGGTTATCAACCTCATCCGACGAATCCCCAGGTCGCGGAGAATCTGTGAGCCGATTCCATAATCGCTTTTATTTGATGGCGGCTTGATCCCCGGCTCATCCTGCGACCGGCCAACACGGACGCGCTCCGGGCCGCCAGCCCGCTCCTCTTGCTCGGCGGAGAGATGCAAAGTCTGTAGCCGTTTGAGCAACCCGCGGCCCATGCCCTCATGTCTCAAATACACCAGCGCTCCGGAACCCGCATTCTGGATCATCCGAAGTGATGCGCGGAGAGTCCGCGCAGACGGCTGCTGAATGTCACCAAAGACATCCCCAAGCAGATTCTGACTGTGCATACGCACAAGGACGGGCTGCGTGATTTCCAGCGGCAACCCCGCACCATCAAGCTGTCCCACATCACCGCATGTCAAAGCAACATGCGGAAACGGATCAACCACGCTGCGATAGGCGTGCAACGTGAATTGTCCGTGCTCACAGGTAAAGGGCACGCTGTCGATGCGATGAATCAGCTTCTCCCGCCGCATGCGGTACTCGATGACATCCGCCACGGAACAGATTTTGAGATTGTGTCTCCGGCAGAGCTCCTGGAGGTCCGGCAGCCGCGACATGGAGCCGTCCTCATTCATCACTTCAATGATGACTGCGGCGGGCTTGAGTCCAGCCAACTTGCACAGATCAACACTCCCTTCGGTCTGGCCGGGACGCACGAGTACCCCTCCATCACGGGCACGGAGCGGCTGAATGTGTCCGGGACGAGCAAGATCATTCGGTCGCGTCTGTGGATCAATGGCAACACGAATGGTCGCGGCGCGGTCGGCAGCACTGACGCCCGTGGTCAGGCCGAATCGTTCGTGGGCGTCAATGGTGACGGTAAACGCGGTGCCTCGCTGGGTGGTGTTGACGGAAGACTGCGGCGTTAGTTCCAGACGATCACATACCTGGCCGGTGAGCGACAGACACAACACCCCTCGACCTTCACGGATCATGAAATTGATCACCTGAGGTGTGGCAAACTCGGCGGCACAGACAAGGTCGCCCTCGTTTTCACGCTGTTCATCATCCGCCAGGACGATCATTTTGCCAGCACGGAGGTCGGCGAGGATTTCGGGGATCGAATGCATCAACTCTCATCATACGGAACGAGACGCTTCTCCATGTCATCCACATGCAACTCACCCTGATCTCAGTGGACAACGTATCCTGACGAAAACTCGAAAATTGTGCTAAATCACCGACGTGAAAGTTACGGCGATTTTGATTCGCCGTAATTTTTCTATTTCGGCCCCAGCCTTACGACCGTCCGAGGTTTGAACGGCCAATCGGCGATCAGTGCCTTGATGTCTGCTTCGCTTACCGCTTTGATCCGCTGGAGTTCCTCCGCCAACGGCAAATACTCACCCAGATAAGTCCACTGGCTGCCCAGCCCTCGCATCCGGCCGGCAGGATTTTCACCTTCGAGGGTGGCCTGCGTGGCCAGTTTGTTTTTAGCGCGCTCGATCTCCGCGGAATCAATCGAATTCACATAGTTATCAATCGTTTCCAGCAGGATTTTCTCGACCTGCTCAACCCGTTCGGGATCACAGGTCGCCGACGCCAGATAAATGCCGCAGCAGTCCTGCGGTCCGAAATAAAAATCCGCCTCGTCCGCCAACCCCGGATCAACTAATGCCCAATACAGCCGCGATCCTTCGCTATCGCCGACTACGTCGGAGAGCACCTTCGCGGCATAGCGACGCAAATCTTGCGCGCTGGGTCCCGGACAAATCATCGCGAGGTACTGTCGCTTCACCTTTGTATCTGCGATGACCTTGATGTGCGTGTCGCAGCAGGGATCCGAATAGGATCTCTTTGCTCCGGTTGGGGTCCAGCTCCCTGCAACTTTCGAAACGTCGTCCACGAATTTCTCAAAATCGACCTTGCCCGCAGCCGCCACCACGATGTTGTCCGGGCTGTACCGCGTCTGGAAATAACGCTCCATCTGATCGCGCGTCAGCGCTTTGATCGAATCCGAGGTTCCCAGCACCCGATAGGCAAGCGGATGCTCACCGAAGTGCGTCTCCATCAGCGTATCTTG
Proteins encoded in this region:
- the ribB gene encoding 3,4-dihydroxy-2-butanone-4-phosphate synthase, with amino-acid sequence MHSIPEILADLRAGKMIVLADDEQRENEGDLVCAAEFATPQVINFMIREGRGVLCLSLTGQVCDRLELTPQSSVNTTQRGTAFTVTIDAHERFGLTTGVSAADRAATIRVAIDPQTRPNDLARPGHIQPLRARDGGVLVRPGQTEGSVDLCKLAGLKPAAVIIEVMNEDGSMSRLPDLQELCRRHNLKICSVADVIEYRMRREKLIHRIDSVPFTCEHGQFTLHAYRSVVDPFPHVALTCGDVGQLDGAGLPLEITQPVLVRMHSQNLLGDVFGDIQQPSARTLRASLRMIQNAGSGALVYLRHEGMGRGLLKRLQTLHLSAEQEERAGGPERVRVGRSQDEPGIKPPSNKSDYGIGSQILRDLGIRRMRLITNHPFHLASLEGFGLEICEFVKVEEA
- a CDS encoding YkgJ family cysteine cluster protein, giving the protein MKLRVLATERFSCHSCGNCCRGWHVELLPADLEKIRAMSWPANDALHGADVLDQFAGKTVLAHRVSGACVFLDEATNRCRIHEKFGESAKPLGCRLFPFHITPTFRNEASVTTRFYCPSVRKNRGISLEERRGELERYARELNLPQEGFDEKTRSYLHREQIEAITEFAGMLLGAFERDDQRAIFLFLLAGWLPSLKVNELDRAVLGNAFPMLKERVELLSSGAARRLGAGGHLAFRALLAMTLRRDEDIMKGHASRLSRAIGTTKVILGRGSLRDLGAGHREGKLVKARLFRDEIRLTDSAVMLLHWRMVRAKLGSMQFMGPANGGRDFLAGLRSLALLYPLVVAVAKYSAGNRGSSEVNEDDVDYAVMAIEHSYGKLPILNQPLAKFLETRLMEPESFVRLVRTV
- a CDS encoding insulinase family protein produces the protein MLNFHHRKLSNGLTVIAETNSAAHTSAVGFFVKAGTRDEEKPLMGVSHFLEHMMFKGSARRTADDVNREFDEIGANYNAYTSQETTVYYAQVLPEFLPRAIDLLGDMLRPALRSEDFLMEKNVILEEIGMYEDRPQWRLQDTLMETHFGEHPLAYRVLGTSDSIKALTRDQMERYFQTRYSPDNIVVAAAGKVDFEKFVDDVSKVAGSWTPTGAKRSYSDPCCDTHIKVIADTKVKRQYLAMICPGPSAQDLRRYAAKVLSDVVGDSEGSRLYWALVDPGLADEADFYFGPQDCCGIYLASATCDPERVEQVEKILLETIDNYVNSIDSAEIERAKNKLATQATLEGENPAGRMRGLGSQWTYLGEYLPLAEELQRIKAVSEADIKALIADWPFKPRTVVRLGPK